Proteins encoded by one window of Amaranthus tricolor cultivar Red isolate AtriRed21 chromosome 4, ASM2621246v1, whole genome shotgun sequence:
- the LOC130810300 gene encoding AP-4 complex subunit mu isoform X2: protein MELLQRIARVTKDYLGILSEESLRRNFVLVYELLDEVIDFGYVQTTSTEVLKSYIFNEPIVVDAARVPALGPASLFMQGTKRMPGTAVTKSVVANEPGGRKREEIFVDIIEKISVTFSSSGYILTSEIDGTIQMKSYLTGNPEIKLALNEDVTIGRGGSSGYGYSSSGSGAVLLDDCNFHESVHLDTFDLDRTLSLVPSDGEFSVMNYRMTQEFKPPFRITALIEEAGALKAEVLIKIYAEFSSSSTANTILVQMPLPSYTTRVSFELEPGAVGQMADFKEANKKLEWNLKKIVGGTEHTLRAKLTFSQESHGNLTKEAGPVSMNFTIPMYNASRLQVKYLQIAKKSKTYNPYRWVRYVTQANSYVARI, encoded by the exons ATGGAACTCCTTCAACGTATTGCACGTGTTACAAAGGATTACCTTGGAATTCTAAGTGAAGAATCTTTGAGAAGAAATTTTGTACTAGTCTATGAGTTGCTTGATGAAGTCATA GATTTTGGTTATGTGCAAACAACATCCACAGAAGTATTGAAATCCTATATTTTTAATGAGCCAATAGTGGTGGATGCTGCTCGCGTACCTGCACTTGGCCCTGCTTCTCTTTTCATG CAAGGGACGAAAAGAATGCCTGGCACTGCTGTGACTAAGTCTGTGGTTGCAAATGAACCCGGAGGTAGGAAGAGAGAGGAAATATTTGTTGATATCATTGAGAAGATAAGTGTGACCTTCAGTTCCAGT GGGTATATTTTAACTTCAGAAATTGATGGAACAATTCAAATGAAAAGCTATCTTACTGGTAACCCTGAAATCAAATTAGCCTTAAATGAGGATGTGACGATTGGAAGAGGTGGAAGTTCAGGATATg GATATAGTAGTTCGGGTTCTGGTGCTGTACTACTTGATGACTGCAATTTTCACGAATCTGTACACCTTGATACCTTTGATTTAGACAGAACTTTAAGCCTG GTGCCTTCAGATGGAGAATTTTCAGTTATGAATTATCGCATGACACAGGAGTTCAAACCCCCTTTCCGGATTACAGCTCTGATTGAAGAAGCTGGAGCCCTCAAG GCTGAAGtacttattaaaatatatgCTGAATTTTCATCTAGCTCCACTGCAAACACTATTCTAGTTCAAATGCCACTGCCAAGTTATACTACTAG AGTTAGCTTTGAGTTGGAACCTGGTGCTGTTGGACAGATGGCTGATTTCAAGGAAGCTAATAAGAAACTAGAATGGAATCTAAAGAAG ATTGTTGGTGGAACTGAACATACATTACGAGCTAAACTGACATTTTCACAAGAATCACACG GGAATCTAACAAAGGAAGCTGGACCTGTTAGCATGAACTTCACAATACCGATGTACAATGCTTCAAGACTTCAG GTAAAATATCTGCAAATTGCAAAGAAATCGAAAACCTACAATCCATACCGCTGGGTGCGGTATGTCACCCAGGCCAATTCCTACGTCGCTCGTATATGA
- the LOC130809674 gene encoding uncharacterized protein LOC130809674, whose amino-acid sequence MGDEGLANGEGHFIESKISGARDKQSSAEFRPGNMTWIKLRGGSWWPAQIVDENAVCDDFKPSKRKRGEVLVRLYGTYDYSYMNPESSLLEFNNVLKQNKCTQREIFMKALEQKLSKLQSGRRNARGAKSKANGNLDNEKTSLSKRVIEEQDASKKKSKLDDETPQKPQASARRLKVMQDLGLTAPSGSPFLKNGVLSLSP is encoded by the exons ATGGGAGATGAAGGGCTTGCAAATGGCGAGGGCCACTTCATTGAAAGTAAAATTAGTGGAGCTCGGGACAAGCAGTCTAGTGCTGAGTTTAGACCAGGAAATATGACATGGATCAAGCTTCGAGGTGGTTCATGGTGGCCCGCACAG ATTGTGGATGAGAATGCAGTATGTGATGATTTTAAACCGTCCAAGAGAAAGAGGGGTGAAGTTCTTGTGCGCCTATATGGAACTTATGATTA CTCATACATGAACCCTGAGAGCAGTCTCTTGGAGTTTAATAAT GTTCTCAAGCAAAATAAGTGTACTCAAAGGGAGATTTTTATGAAGGCGTTGGAGCAG AAACTCTCTAAATTGCAATCTGGGAGAAGAAACGCACGAGGAGCCAAATCCAAAG CAAATGGCAATTTAGACAACGAGAAAACATCGCTTTCTAAAAGAGTAATTGAAGAACAAGATGCATCGAAGAAGAAAAGCAAGCTCGAT GACGAAACTCCTCAAAAACCGCAAGCAAGTGCTAGGAGATTGAAAGTAATGCAGGATCTTGGCTTAACTGCTCCTTCCGGGTCACCATTTCTCAAAAATGGAGTTCTATCTTTGTCGCCCTAA
- the LOC130810300 gene encoding AP-4 complex subunit mu isoform X1 — translation MISQFFVLSQRGDNIVFRDYRGDVPKGSTEIFFRKVKFWKEDGEEEAPPVFNVDGVNYFHVKIVGLLFVATTRANVSPSLIMELLQRIARVTKDYLGILSEESLRRNFVLVYELLDEVIDFGYVQTTSTEVLKSYIFNEPIVVDAARVPALGPASLFMQGTKRMPGTAVTKSVVANEPGGRKREEIFVDIIEKISVTFSSSGYILTSEIDGTIQMKSYLTGNPEIKLALNEDVTIGRGGSSGYGYSSSGSGAVLLDDCNFHESVHLDTFDLDRTLSLVPSDGEFSVMNYRMTQEFKPPFRITALIEEAGALKAEVLIKIYAEFSSSSTANTILVQMPLPSYTTRVSFELEPGAVGQMADFKEANKKLEWNLKKIVGGTEHTLRAKLTFSQESHGNLTKEAGPVSMNFTIPMYNASRLQVKYLQIAKKSKTYNPYRWVRYVTQANSYVARI, via the exons ATGATTTCTCAGTTCTTCGTTCTTTCTCAGCGAGGAGATAACATCGTATTCCGTGATT ATCGTGGAGATGTTCCCAAAGGAAGTACTGAAATATTTTTCCGTAAGGTTAAATTTTGGAAGGAAGATGGCGAAGAGGAGGCACCGCCTGTCTTT AATGTAGACGGAGTCAACTATTTCCACGTGAAGATTGTTGGTTTACTGTTTGTGGCGACCACAAGAGCTAACGTATCACCTTCACTTATAATGGAACTCCTTCAACGTATTGCACGTGTTACAAAGGATTACCTTGGAATTCTAAGTGAAGAATCTTTGAGAAGAAATTTTGTACTAGTCTATGAGTTGCTTGATGAAGTCATA GATTTTGGTTATGTGCAAACAACATCCACAGAAGTATTGAAATCCTATATTTTTAATGAGCCAATAGTGGTGGATGCTGCTCGCGTACCTGCACTTGGCCCTGCTTCTCTTTTCATG CAAGGGACGAAAAGAATGCCTGGCACTGCTGTGACTAAGTCTGTGGTTGCAAATGAACCCGGAGGTAGGAAGAGAGAGGAAATATTTGTTGATATCATTGAGAAGATAAGTGTGACCTTCAGTTCCAGT GGGTATATTTTAACTTCAGAAATTGATGGAACAATTCAAATGAAAAGCTATCTTACTGGTAACCCTGAAATCAAATTAGCCTTAAATGAGGATGTGACGATTGGAAGAGGTGGAAGTTCAGGATATg GATATAGTAGTTCGGGTTCTGGTGCTGTACTACTTGATGACTGCAATTTTCACGAATCTGTACACCTTGATACCTTTGATTTAGACAGAACTTTAAGCCTG GTGCCTTCAGATGGAGAATTTTCAGTTATGAATTATCGCATGACACAGGAGTTCAAACCCCCTTTCCGGATTACAGCTCTGATTGAAGAAGCTGGAGCCCTCAAG GCTGAAGtacttattaaaatatatgCTGAATTTTCATCTAGCTCCACTGCAAACACTATTCTAGTTCAAATGCCACTGCCAAGTTATACTACTAG AGTTAGCTTTGAGTTGGAACCTGGTGCTGTTGGACAGATGGCTGATTTCAAGGAAGCTAATAAGAAACTAGAATGGAATCTAAAGAAG ATTGTTGGTGGAACTGAACATACATTACGAGCTAAACTGACATTTTCACAAGAATCACACG GGAATCTAACAAAGGAAGCTGGACCTGTTAGCATGAACTTCACAATACCGATGTACAATGCTTCAAGACTTCAG GTAAAATATCTGCAAATTGCAAAGAAATCGAAAACCTACAATCCATACCGCTGGGTGCGGTATGTCACCCAGGCCAATTCCTACGTCGCTCGTATATGA
- the LOC130809672 gene encoding uncharacterized protein LOC130809672, whose amino-acid sequence MDLHHHPQTNATTTNTNNPNPSRAEAERLLGIAEKLLQTRDLTGSREFALLAQETESLLEGSDQILAITDVLLASEKRVVNNRHHDWYAILQTNRQSLASDPDLLKKNYRRLALLLHPDKNRFPLSDSAFKLVADAWAVLSDQSRRGLYDHELNVYSKVDLRQQPQSGPDKDKLPVRRSPRGGGPGTGGGDGGLDPSPTPVSQRPMSGSNNSNQSRTSAGRRFGTGSRLANFWTACPYCYVLYEYPRAYEDCCLRCQNCERAFHASVLSSLPPLVPGKEAYYCCWGFFPLGFSLDSNANSNKGKKKINSDTNDVNNNSVNGDNTTNNHNLNSGFPNWMPAGMFTTPVASAVPQGGGASMNMNMNMNVPNVNVSATGGFDMSDGSASAGFANNSHNNASTGFGTVPMRMSGAPGTKKRGRPRKNPL is encoded by the coding sequence ATGGACCTCCATCACCACCCTCAAACCAACGCAACCACCACCAACACTAACAACCCGAATCCAAGTAGAGCAGAAGCAGAACGTCTACTGGGTATAGCTGAAAAGCTTCTTCAGACCCGAGATCTAACTGGGTCTCGTGAATTTGCCCTTCTTGCTCAAGAAACGGAGTCTCTCCTTGAAGGATCCGACCAGATCTTGGCTATAACTGATGTTTTACTCGCTTCGGAAAAACGGGTCGTTAACAATCGCCACCATGATTGGTACGCTATCCTTCAAACTAATCGTCAATCTCTCGCCTCGGATCCGGATCTCCTCAAGAAGAATTACCGCCGTCTCGCTCTTCTTCTCCACCCGGATAAGAACCGGTTTCCTTTATCCGACTCTGCTTTTAAGCTTGTAGCCGATGCGTGGGCCGTCCTTTCGGATCAATCCAGGCGAGGATTGTATGACCACGAGCTGAATGTCTACTCAAAGGTGGATCTCCGTCAGCAACCTCAATCAGGACCCGATAAAGATAAATTACCGGTAAGACGGAGCCCACGCGGTGGGGGACCCGGTACAGGTGGTGGTGACGGAGGGTTAGATCCCTCACCAACACCAGTTTCCCAGCGACCTATGTCAGGTAGCAATAACAGCAACCAATCTCGAACCAGTGCTGGACGAAGATTCGGTACTGGTAGCAGGCTGGCCAATTTCTGGACAGCCTGCCCGTATTGTTACGTACTCTATGAGTACCCTAGGGCATACGAAGACTGTTGTCTTCGATGCCAAAATTGCGAACGAGCTTTCCATGCTTCGGTATTAAGCTCACTCCCACCATTAGTACCAGGAAAAGAagcttattattgttgttggggATTCTTCCCTTTGGGATTTTCACTTGATAGTAATGCTAATAGCAATAAAGGGAAAAAGAAGATTAATTCTGATACCAACGATGTGAATAACAATAGTGTTAACGGTGATAATACTACAAATAATCATAATCTGAATTCGGGTTTTCCAAATTGGATGCCGGCTGGTATGTTTACAACACCAGTAGCTTCCGCTGTGCCTCAAGGAGGCGGGGCGAgtatgaatatgaatatgaatatgaatgtGCCGAATGTGAATGTATCTGCAACTGGTGGGTTTGATATGTCAGATGGAAGTGCATCAGCTGGTTTTGCTAATAACAGTCATAATAATGCTTCAACCGGATTTGGGACTGTGCCGATGAGGATGAGTGGTGCTCCGGGGACTAAAAAGCGAGGTCGCCCAAGGAAGAATCCATTGTAA